gtgtagcgtgtgtgtgtgtgtatttagcaACATTGTGTAGCAATCACAGTGTACAattcataaatatatatgatTACAAGACatgattattaatattgtatattatagtttcCTCGAATAGTCTGCTTTCTTACTGGGGGAACTCATTAAAAAGCACAGAATCCAGTATTTTctctgccaattgtgcactgccccctgggagctcctgtccacagttggcagtggaatagcctggactcgaaccggcaacctCTAGGCTATAGGGGGCATCCCGCGCACCCCGTGGAGTTCCACTCGGGAGCCAAAGCTGAGCCTCCTTCCATCTCCAAGCCAGTCGTTtatttacacccaggagctcacTGCACGTCTGGCCAGCAGGGGTCGCTGTAGCGCGGTGAGGAGAAACAGGGCCTGCAAATTAAATACAACACCAAATTGATTACAACACTAGATCTATTATTTGCCCATGCTGTGTTGATCGGACGGCTGCTGATCATCAATGTCATCAATATACCAGGCTATAGATGTTTCTTATGGTACTTCATGTAAACAGATTCTCTGGCAGTCAAACTTAGCTGTTAGGTTGTTGCAAAATGGCGGTCCTTTTCGATAGCTGGCTTGTACAAAACCTTTTATTTGAGAAGGAAACAGTATCACAATAAATGATTCATGGCTTCAGTGCCTAGGCTTGTAAGAAGGAATGTAAACGTTGATTGAAGGCTTGGGACAGTGCTGAGTGATGCATTTTCTTTGGCGAGGATGCGTTTGCTTGTCTTTTTCATGTTCAATAAAAACACTTGGCGGGAcattttggattttctttttggcTTCAAAAGTCAGCAGTTTCAAATATTCCTTCTCTTGGCTTGTTGGTCTGCAGAGGTTTTAGGCAAGAAGTTCTGTGTTACTCTCATAAAACAATAAAGATCATTAGAGCTAGTTGTATATATAGCTAACAAAGTAAAGCCATCAATTTGGCATTTGCGTTTGACAGCTTCACAGCCCGCCAttgggcagttttgaaagaaacattcatttaaaatatctgGTTCTGCGCTAGGTCAAAAAAGCATGTCTGGTACTTTCTCTGCAGGAAGTCTGGAACCGATTCCCTTACTTtgacagcagtgtcttctgggtcaagtTACTGGCAGACAGCAATAGGCAATCCgggaaacagctgcttgtttaTTGAAGGGGGTGggaactattttttattatttagtggtCGCAAATtggttttatcattttctccctaatttggaatAACCAATTTTTAGGATACCATccccgcgctgactcaggagagacgaagacggacaccCACTGTCCTcggaagcgtgtgccgtcagccgaccgcttctttccatgctgcagactcaccatgcagccgcctcagagctacagcgtcggaggacagcgcagttctgggcagcttacaggcaagccctgcaggcacccagccagaccacaggggtcgctggtgcgctgtGCCAGACCACAGGggacctacccccccccccccccccaccaccccccccacctGGTCTATTGTATGCCACCTctgttggcagtggaatagcctggactcgaacaggcaacgtccaggctgtagggcacatcctgcactccacgaggagagcctttactggatgtgccagtCGGAGCCTAGGAACCATTTTTAAATGCGGCCCCATTcactgggggcagagtgttgccAGGATACAGTTTATCATGCGCCAGCTGGCAGTTAGACGTGATTCTGAAAGCTATTTAGGTCCAGGGCTGCTTTCAGCTTTAAAAAGCCATGAAGACGTGACGTGAAACTGATCCAAACAACAAGGAGTATCGTCAAGATCATTCTCATATTTCAGGCCATGCGAAAGTAATTTGGTAAATAAAGAccaccaaaatatatatttctttacgTATTATTTTAATCAGCTATTTCAAAACACAATGCACACAGATGGCACAGCACTAGCCAATGTTATACAGGCAGGCACTACACGTTACTGACTgtctgtcaatcaatcaatcaagctttattttatttagcgcctttcatagtggaccaccttcgcaaagcgctttacagaatGCAGTAACAAAGTCTAGCTCATACAAGAAATACATCAGCAACAGTGAACTAGGGTCAGTTGGTGTACAAATAACTAAGCTTTGTCCCAGTCAATCTTACCTCTACTGTATAGCCATGAAGAGAGCTGCGAGAGATTATGCGAGGTGCTTTTGTGCACAAGAGTTGGAGAGAAAGCATACAGTGAGAAATCAAATGTCAAGCCTCAGTGTGTTCTGATTTGATGTTACTGTCATAGCTTACCATGCTGATGTAACATAGAGCATATTTATAACACCCTTACACCTTGCATTTACACTTCCACTAGGTTTACATATAGAACACTAGATAAGTTTACATATATAACACTAGACAAGTTTACATATAGAACACATGACAAGTTTATATATAGGACACTAGACAAGTTTACATATAGGACACTAGACAAGGTCACATATAGAACTCAAGACAAGGTCACATATAGGACACTAGACAAGGTCACATATAGAACTCAAGACAAGGTCACCTATAGGACACTAGACAAGGTCACATATAGGACACCAGTTCTGCATATCCCCTATGGTAGTTTCATTAAAGGTAAAACAACTTCCACAGGAAATATTGCATTTTTGGCCATCAGTTGTAGGCCAGCTCCTGTCTTTTTCAATAAATTCTTTGTCCTTTGTGCCTGCCTGTCATAGTGTATTAAAGGACTGTGTGTTGACTGTCCATGCATATTTTCCTATGCAGTAAACGTCAGTGCTAAGGATATTAATCTGTAATTGTATTATCTGTAGCTCGTGCAATTGCAGGTTTTCATTGCATAAACCGGATATGTTAAAGGAAACTGAGATCTAACCAGATGAGCTCAGTGTGCCTTTTATTAATATTCCACTTGTACATCATGTTAGATTGATTATGCGAGAGATAGGAATTGCACAGCCATTAGCGGGTGTAAACACAGATTATTAATAGGAGCGGGAGGGATAGATTGCATCTTGGTTTCTTGCACTGAGTGAGGTTTACAGAACCTGCTTTGAAAGCCACAGTTCTCCTGTTGAGGTAGGGGGAAGCCTTGCACTGTTGCTCAGAAACAGGGTAGGTAATGCTCTAAGCAGAAACGGTGATAGGGAGTTATAGAGCGCACTCATAATAGGATATTAACAAATTATGCAGTGATAGAATCCATTTGAAATGAATCAGACATTGACAGAAAGCTTGAACGAGGTGGAATGTCTGCAGTGAGGtcagtataaaaatgaccactagggcaCCGACGATTTCTCTtgtccccaccccaccccttccAAAAGAAAAACCCAGTGAGTTCAACAGTTCCATTTAAAGGGATGAGAAATTATTGGTGCACACCTCACTCTCAGTCagcataactattttatttataaacgaCGGTAGCCTTGTAGTGGCTATAAGAAATACCCCCTGTTCTTTACTGTagggggggcaggttaatggttacactctggtatacCAGCTATACTTGAAGTCTTGATTCTGAGATTGAGACTCCTTCTGATTCATCAGGATGTGATGAGATTGAAACCGAGAGCAATCTCCTGCTCTCCTGCTCTCCTGCTCTCCTGATCTGCTCTCCTGATCCCCTGCTCTCCTGATCGTCTGCTCTCTTGATCTGCTCTCCTGCTCTCCTGATCTGCTCTCCTGATCGCCTGCTCTCTTGATCTGCTCTCCTGCTCTCCTGATCCTCTGCTCTTCTATTCTCTGGATCTGCTCTCCTGATCTCCTCCTCTCTTGTTCTCTTGATCTGCTCTCCTGATATCCTGCTCTCCTGTTCTCCTGATCTTCTCTCCTGCTCCTCTGATCTACTCTCCTGATCTCCTGCTTTCTTGATCTGCTCTCATGCTCTCCTGATCTCCTGTTCTCCCGCTCTCCTGCTCTCCTGATCTGCTCTCTTGATCTGCTCTCTTGATCTGCTCTCCTGCTCTCTTAATCTGCTCTCCTGATCCCCTGATCTCTTGATCTGCTCTCCTGATCTCCTGTACCAACATGAAGAGCAATCTTGGCTTCCTCTGACCTCTGGACAAGTGTGATCTTGTCTTGGGTCTACATTGTTAACCTGTTTGTCTACATCTTTTATATCTTGACACAGTCCTGCCGAATGAGTTGAGACATGTTTTATAGTTTGTGCTCAGGTGGAGTGGCCTGGGTCAGCTTTGATCTGGATTCACCTCTGAAAGAATGAGAATAGAGATCAAGATACTTACAATACAAACAAGTGCAGTGCCAGTGGCTATGAAAGAGCAAACTGTTTCAAATGTCAAGCTGATAAAAGGTTTGGCTGAGAAACATGAACTGGATACTGGTTTAGAGGAGTTATCTTACTCCTGCCGAACcagtaaaagtaaaatgtattcataGCAATTTCTGACTAAGGTTGCTCCTTTTCAACATTCATTTGTCAGGgggcttaaaaaaaatactgtaataaatcactcatTATAGAGATCTGACTTCCTTATTGCAAcaccatgaaacctgttaattatacATCAGGCTTCACCACATTCAGTTCATGAGTCAGCTCCTGCAAAAATAAACGTCTTTAAGAAGCTCTCCTAGTCATCATACAGGATCTCCTATGTATCTAAAACAGTGCAGGACCCTTAGATAATCTAAACAGCagaacgtttgtctgcttgacattGTTTCATCCAAAATTGGCTTTACCTTTTATCAGCACTAGAAATATTATCAGCTCTCTCCCACCAGATCCACCGAATCTGCACTGTGAACTTGGGAGACGAGATACTCAACCATTCTTTCATAAATTCCCAGGCTGTTGCAAGATACCAGCATGTTGTAATAACTACGTATTCAGATTTTATATTTGGATCATGTTTGGAATCATTCTGATTGTATTGCATTGACTAAAATATCGTTTATTCGGGAGCGTCTCTTCAGTTGCAGTTTCCAGATTAGATCAGCCAGGGTGTCTGTATTGTGGCAAAAGCGCCATCTAGTGCGCATCTGTACTGCCGACAATACACATCACTGTTCATTGGGTGATCCAGGCTTACTTACTGCTATAGAAAATTTGCTTATCTCGCCTGCATTACACAGACACTTTGCTATTCTCGCCTACATTACAGTCACTGCTGCATGGACTTTAGTCATGGAATTGAAAATGAGGCTTGGTGTGCTAGCTACTGTCCCGGCCGCTGCAGCCTCTGATCGGTGGAGTAAATCGATCATTCGTGCACCTCCAATAAAGCAGGAAGAAATCGATGACTGGGCAAATAATCATATGCAAATTCCTAACAGCACACAGCAAAGGATACAGCAACTGGATCGAGGTTCCAGTCATGAAATTGAAGGTGAATTAGCAAGCGTCTTATCTGGCTATCGGAAAGTGAATACTGCGCTGTGATTAACTTACATCCTCAAAGTGTTTATCTGTCAGTTTTAGCTCGAGAacgtttaattgaactaatatgCACAGCGTTGATATTAAGTACCTGTTTAATTGTTTCCATGTGTACTGGTATTAATCGTGTGGGGGTGAATTCTTTCTAAATACAGTTAAGAGGCAGGAGAATGTAAAGGATGCCCtttttgtcatgcattttgtGACAGTGCCTCTTTGCTGATTCAAACACactgtgtattattttaacaCGAATAAAAACTTAACCCAGTGACAGACGCTCACTCCCAGGTGTACTGCAGTGTCACCACTTTCCTGGGGGGCCCGTTTAAtcgtttttttaatgtaaaaatatgtgcTGTGGTGCACATGTAATATGCCAGCTGTTAAACAAAGTTCAAGAATACATTTTGAATTGATAAGTCTTTTATTGTGACATCAGTAGACGCACCATATACAGGGTGTCCCACGAATGCTGAAGGTGTTTGTTTTCccaataactttaaaaagttttaattgttatttttcataACTGCTGAATGTTAAGCAGCGTTTCACAATGTGTTCAGTGTTATATTTGACTATGTATGAAGTTACCGCTGTGTTTTGAATCTTGTGCAGTTGTGCTGAATtcatattaaatgtgttcataATTCACGAGACACCCTATATAACCACCATATACCACAAACAGTACATGTACACACAggctaatatattattattattataaataaatgctaATAAGTACAGCATATTTATAGTAAGATCGGCAATATTCTGAATACGAGTATTCTGAAAAAGACGTGGAATTATAACGCTACAGggttacacacactgtataattCACAAAGTATAAGTGTAtaatttacagtacatacatgaTGTATTTGGATTTATTTAGAAAACATTACCCATTTATAAATAATCTGTTAAACTACACAGCGCCCTGCACCGAAAACAAGGTTACGTTTCTCATATTGTTATGTGACGATACATCGCTAAACCGGGTGGTTCTTGTTATTTTGCAGAAAATTAGAACCGgtgtctcttctttttttttttttttgtgcagtcaTTTTTTCTCTTCTTTGCTTCTTTGGGAAAGCgatgaaaattttttttttttcccctcaggaaTCACATCGAGAATCAGACACAAAAATGCAACGCCTTATTTCAAGCTGCAACTCCGCTGCAGTTTGACCGGCTGCAGGTAGCAGACAGCTGCGCACCGAGCCTCGTaaataaagtctgtttttattttaattttagttttgatAAAATATCGTTTTCAGCGTTGGAagtaaaagcaaagtatatttcggctgacgATCATGTCAAGAAATTTTCCAAAGAAACTTTACGTGCAGGTGGAACTGTTTTACACATCTTGTAATGTGGCTGAAGAAAACACGATCGATCGCTATTCCTACTCCTTTCGGTTGCATCCAAGTTAAATCCTGCATGGGACAAACAACAGGACGACGAAAATCCTGCATATATGGCCTGTATTAAacaatgccagatgcccttgagAGTTTtcggactgtttctaatcgatttccacatctgtgtaACTTGGTAAAGCCTTGCCTTGCATTTCCAACCAATTAAATGGATGCAGACCGTGCTGTCTCAATGTATGAGCAAGCCTTCACACCAGAGACAGAGAATGTCGAAAGCAACTTGCCTTTAGCAAATGACAGCGCTCTGTTTCAGTAAGGAAGCAACTACCACTATTTTAAGGCTTtgtagtgctctgaaatattatctgcttaggtttatttaatgtttaaacaggtctgtgaaatcctaattttactCCATAACCTACTCAGGAAAAATCTGTACATTCTCCATGATTTAAGTGGAACCCTAATGAGCAGGTCTcaaatgagcagttttgaaagaaaaacctgtatttacaaaacatgtattttcattataaaacttGATATCTGTTACTGCACTAGGCTAAATAattctctgtttgcaagccatgtgTTGTATTTCCTtaactggcttctttcctgtcagtaactcTGCTGTTTTCCCTGTTGAAAACatgacctaaaaaaaacaaagcagtaaagaactcctggaaggcaaggcacgCAAACGGAGAActtagtgcagtaccagataccTGTTTTAAGATGAAAATACcacgtgtgtttctttcaaaactgcacatttcagatctTTAGCAAATGTAAGAGTAAAACGGatcagatttatggaattattctgTGAGCTACAATTGCTTTTGCTGTCTCTCTGGATGATAAAATGCACGGCTGTTCTAACAAATAAAGACAGGGGTCGAGTTCTTGTGCGCAGTAGTGGCTGTCGATGAAGGCAAGAGCGACCTCTTCGCGTAGGACTGAAATGCCTGCTGGCTGTGGCTTTCCATTGGGTTCAGAGGGATGGCTACCTGGGCCCTTTTGGACTCTACACCGAAGTCCAAAGCTACCAGGTAGGAATTGGAGAAAGGGAAAGCGGAGAGCCTCCAAAACAAATTCTTCAGCGCCTTCCTGAACTCTTTCCTCATCAGGCAGTAAATGAGCGGATTGAGGCAGCTGTTGGTGTGGGCAAGGCAGATAGTGACAGGGAACACGTACGTGTGGACGATGTTGTAAGCCACGTTGTCCACCTCCAGCAGCTTGACCAGGACCCCCCAGAACGTGATGACGTGGTTGGGGAGCCAGCAGATGAAGAAGGAGAAGACCACGATCATCACAGACTTGGTCACTTTATTTTGCCGCTCTGGGTGGATGTAATTGAGGTGCTGCTGTTTCAGGAAGCGAAGCAGGAGGAGGTAACAGATTAAAATGATGGCTAAGGGAATCAGGAAACCCAGAACGATTTTCTGAAGGTGATACATGGCGAGCCAGAATCCATTCCCGGGCAGACGCAGTAAGCAGGCCTGGTCGCTCCCCACCGTGTCGAGGGTGGTGAATGCGACGGTGGGCACAGTGGCCAGGAAAGCCACGAGCCAGATGAGGAAGCTGATCCAGCGGGCTGCGCAGTGCCCGTGCAGGGCTGGCGGTTTGATAGCGCTGGACACGGAGCAGTAACGGGTCACGCTCATTGCGGTGAGGAAGAACACGCTGGTGTAAGCGTTGAGCACGGTAACGGAAGGAATGATTTTACACATGACCAGACCAAAGGGCCAGCTGAAGTCCAGGGCCATTTCCACGGCCCAGAAAGGCAGGACCAACACAAACTGGATATCTGTTACAGCCAGATTGAACACGAACAGGTTGATGCTGGATTTTTGGGTGTGTTTGCCAGTTCGCAGTAGGTGTAGAACGAGTACGTTCCCAACCAGGCCCATGGCACAGACCAAAGAGTAAACTATTGAGATGCTGATTCTAAGGGCCAGCGAGCTCTGATCTTCCCTCTCATACCCCTGGCTATATGAGCTCCGGTTCACGCAGCACTCGGAGGATGAGTTGGTGTATTTGTGAAAGCTGAAGGATTCTGTCGAAACCATCTCTCTCTTGGCTGTAAGCAATACAGTTTTTCAATTGGGTCTTTTGCGGTCATCAATTTCCAACTCAAtttcctgaaaaaagaaagacaaggaAATGAAATTAAAACAGTCAGGAGCAAACTGCAGGATaatttctcttagggggggggagggagcagttcagtctgcgtgcctcaagcctgccctagACTGGAGGCTGCACCCTTTCtctaggggggtgagggagggagcagtctGAAGCCTGCTTCAACAAAGCCCTACGCTTGAGTGATATACAGTAACTGGCAAGTTAGCAAACTAAAAACTCGTTTATGATAAACTTTTACAAGCACGGCCTTTGGCAGTAGCACTGCCCATGTGTTACAAACAGAGAAAGATAGTCAAAGTATAAAAGGCGTGGCTCAACAAATAGTTTGCCTTTTATGGCCTGCagtttcagaaatgttttattttaacaaagacattgaaatcttttcattgttaatggCTCTTCTTAAAGGCATACTTTTAGTAATGTTCATTGGTGCTTCACTTTTCATTCTTCAGGGTTGCTTTCCATTGTGATTATAATAATTCTCCCCGCTGGGG
Above is a genomic segment from Polyodon spathula isolate WHYD16114869_AA chromosome 51, ASM1765450v1, whole genome shotgun sequence containing:
- the LOC121306954 gene encoding relaxin-3 receptor 1-like; this translates as MVSTESFSFHKYTNSSSECCVNRSSYSQGYEREDQSSLALRISISIVYSLVCAMGLVGNVLVLHLLRTGKHTQKSSINLFVFNLAVTDIQFVLVLPFWAVEMALDFSWPFGLVMCKIIPSVTVLNAYTSVFFLTAMSVTRYCSVSSAIKPPALHGHCAARWISFLIWLVAFLATVPTVAFTTLDTVGSDQACLLRLPGNGFWLAMYHLQKIVLGFLIPLAIILICYLLLLRFLKQQHLNYIHPERQNKVTKSVMIVVFSFFICWLPNHVITFWGVLVKLLEVDNVAYNIVHTYVFPVTICLAHTNSCLNPLIYCLMRKEFRKALKNLFWRLSAFPFSNSYLVALDFGVESKRAQVAIPLNPMESHSQQAFQSYAKRSLLPSSTATTAHKNSTPVFIC